A window of Macrotis lagotis isolate mMagLag1 chromosome 1, bilby.v1.9.chrom.fasta, whole genome shotgun sequence genomic DNA:
AGCAGGCGCTTAATAGAatgaagaattatattttatcaaaggcataGAGAGCCACTGGCACTATGCAAACATAAAAATGATGCAGTACCAATGATTTGGGCAGTTTGTGTAAGAATGAGTTGGAAAGACTGGATATATAAAGAGATCACATATGAGATTAAAGTGGTAGCGGCCTTAATCAGGACTATGATCTCCTCCAAAAAAGGGGAATAAATGTAATGGGGTAAAAGGAACAAGATTTGGAGATTGATTTAATATGGAGGAATGCGCAGAAGGGAGAAATTTCAAAGATCCTTGGGTTTACTGGCTGATTGGGAAGATAGTGATACCCACACtagaaaagggaaaatttgaAAGGATGAGGGGAAATGGTTGTCTTGGACAAGTGAACTTGCTATTTACAGGAAATCCAAGGTGTCTAGCAGGCAATTGACAAAGCCACATTTTTCCtgtcaaaaatattgaaatatcaccaaatcaaatggaaaaacccTCCACATATATAGAGCTTTAAGACTGGATTTGCATTTTTggttaaaatttacaaaatgccTTACAACATGTAAATATTATTGGCTACATTTTATAAATGGTGAAACTAAGGCTCAGCTAGATTATGTGTTCTGATACATTTATAgtatatcaattttatttcttctttggttgtCTTAGGTCTTTTAGAATAATTAAGATCTGAATGAATTTTTCTGCCACTATTTTTTCTCCACTGACAATTATTTTGAGAACCAGAATGCTTATCCAAGACTTGAAGTGCAACACTCATTCACAGACCAAATCCCACCCTTGGGTACTAAACCAGGAACCCCAAGGTGGGTTCATCGTATTGGTGCCAAACAATGCAGACACTCAATCACTTTGGTACGTTAACAACCCAGAATTACTGACCTCAAGCAATCCACTAGCCTCAACATCAGCAGTAGGAGAAATTACAAGGATATACCAATGCAACTGGTTCTCCAATGTCAAAATTCACTGAATTGTGGAAATAGATTTCACTTATGTGGGCAATATTACCATAAtcgttttgttgtttctttcatGCCTTTCCTAAATTGCCACTAAATCTCTAACCCATAATAAAGATTAAAGACGTCTGATGTATTACATAAACATCagctttcaaattcttttcagaaTACAGTCTTTGCAGTTCTAGCCCTTGGTTCTGCTACTAATTCATAGGATGACCCTACATAAATTATtgctctctggacctcagtttgcttttctataaaatgagatcttcagattaaataaattttgaatatttcttaGTTCTAACATTCAATATGTAGGTAAATATATAGAGGCAAAGAACAGGtgaaaaagtaatattttaaaagcacaaaGTAATACACccctctcttttcccatctgcaattaatttaaaagaattgtcaaagaaaaaaaatcttacaagtAGATGATAGAACTATGTTTAATAGTGGCTTTATTAAAAGCAAACACTTGAAAGTAATCAGTATTTAATTCAGATTAATGTGTTTCAATACATTATCAGAAATACTTAAATCTCTCACATGAAGTATATTAGAATATCTCTCAACAACTCTTTTGAATTTACATGAAACACATTTATAGGGAATTTGTGACTTGAGTCCAGTTCATTAACCAACAATAACTAGATCATCACTGGTGAATTCATAAGCTGGAACCTCAAGGTTGAGTGGTGCAGGCCCTTTTCTGATTCTACCAGATGCGTCATAATGTGACCCATGACAAGGACAGTAATAACCACCAAAATCACCTGCATTTGCAATGGGCACACAACCAAGATGGGTGCAGACACCTATAAGTATGACCCATTCTGGCTTCTTTACGCGGTCTAAATCGTGTTGTGGGTCTCTCAACTGTGACAATTCCACTGCAGCTTcttgttctatttctttctggGTTCTATGGCGAACAAATAGAGGTTTTCCTCTCCACTTCAAAGCTATGTtcttgccttcaggaatatcTGACAGCTTGATTTCAATTTTCGACATAGCCAACACATCAGCAGAAGCACTCATGCTGGAAACAAACTGGGAGACCACATTCTTAGCAGCATATGCAACACCAACAGTCGTCGTTGCAGTTATCAAATAGGAGAAGCCTTTCCTACTTTCACTGCTATCTTTTGAAGATTTTGTGCTATCTAACACATCTGCTCGACGATAAGCAGAGAAGTCAGGAACTCTGATGTCTGTATGGGAATAACGAACAGAAGCAGGAGCTGCAAAACAAATAGAAGGTTATGAGAACAAAATCAGATAAATTCCTTAAAAGGTaagggtgtgtgtgtttgtgtgtatatgtacatatgaatgCACATATTAAATAAACATACATGCCTGCCAaatctttaaaattcaaaaacattcaggcaaagataaaacattttgaaaatgacAAAATGTTACTATAAAAAATAGTCAAAGTAGGAGTACAGCCAgcaaatgaaatagtataaatTGGATGATGTCTATTTACGTATTGGTATGAACATTCAAGTTATTTGTCAACTGATCTCCTGGATGGATATTGATGATTTAGATTCATTAATATCTCCAGAAAAATAAGTACATGAAGTTAAACAGTCCTGTTAAATGAAAATAGCTGAGATTCTAAAAATTCAGTTTGCTAGTCACTAGAATCTACCCTTCAATATGGAACCCATCTCTAGTTTTATAATGCAAATTGTGAAATCTATATTTTCATCAATCTATGGCTTTCCTGAACTCCAAGCATACCAGGATAGTTACTACTGTAACAAAGGTTCATATTTTAAACATCAATACTCTTCCAATGATGTGTGGTGGCAAGTTTTGAAAACACCCTGTAATCTCTTAAGATATGCAATCGGAGATCATCCGAGGGGCAAATATGAGGCTCCACGTGGACATCAGCAGGCTGTATCATTTTATAAACTAGGAATTAATTCTAAGAAGCAATGTAAggaatatcaaaaaaatttaaatgaaatatgcaCCAATATCCAAGAATGAGAAATAAATGTGTAAACCAAGAAAAATGACATGAAAACTCCTAAGAATTATGtgtgcgccccccccccccaagaatgtAAGGGCAGCAACATACAAAATGTGCACAGGGAGAGCAGGCATATAAACAAGACTGCAGAGCCATCAATGTATTTCAAGATAGAAAGCCATCAATGTATTTTAAGATAGAAATCAGTGCTGCTTTAActgtaaatataataaatgatgaggGAAACAAGTACAGCTTTATCAATGAGAGTACAAAGTAAGAAAACTCTGGTAACATAATAGGTGATTACCATTGTGTACAT
This region includes:
- the UQCRFS1 gene encoding cytochrome b-c1 complex subunit Rieske, mitochondrial — protein: MLSVAARSGPFAPVLSATSRAVAGPLRPLVQASVVPAAEPPVLDAKRPILCKESLSGQAARRQLVAKVGLFSPASVRYSHTDIRVPDFSAYRRADVLDSTKSSKDSSESRKGFSYLITATTTVGVAYAAKNVVSQFVSSMSASADVLAMSKIEIKLSDIPEGKNIALKWRGKPLFVRHRTQKEIEQEAAVELSQLRDPQHDLDRVKKPEWVILIGVCTHLGCVPIANAGDFGGYYCPCHGSHYDASGRIRKGPAPLNLEVPAYEFTSDDLVIVG